CAACAGGTAAGGGAGAGAAGTAAGGGAGGGGGCATCTTGGAACTAAAGTCAGACCTAAGTGGGGTTTGGAGCTTTGAAAGTCAGAActcttatatatttttaatcacttAAGATATTTAAAGGGGAAGGCACTTAAAGTTATTGCAGGACTATGACCTGAGGGTCTTCTACCCTCTTCCCCTTAACttccttcacttctttttccccttttcctcattcttttcaatttctttccccAGCAAATATTTCCCCTACAAAAGGCAACTGAGAATCAGGATAACTAAGGTTTTAATCCCAGTTCAACCACTGACTTATGACTGTGTGGCCCTAAGTGAATTACTTTCAAATAtagtctcccagttttccctcgGTAAAATGAGAGTATCAGACTAAATGGTTTATAATGTCCCTTCTGACACATTTGTCTTCCCTTAGATTGCTTTCACATGTTGCATAAATTGCCCTTTTATTCTGCCAACACTTAAGTTTGCTTTCTCCTTACtcctttcccctattttttcctgccttttggatagacttgtttcttctcaccCCAGCCCCACCAAAAGTAAACTATGGTAAAGAAAAGGTGGAACAGTCAATTTAAGTATAAGGCAGCTGCCTCAACTATCTGACTGAAATGTAACTCAAAGGGCTCAAATGTACAATCTACTTTGTTTCTTCAATATTAAGTTTGTCCCTTCTACGGACATATGGCTCCACAGGATTTGTGGATTTAACTTTGAATCTCCCCTCGTGTCTAGCATAGCATCCTGTGCACAGCAATTTGATTTTGACTTCAGGCATCAATGGATAAATTGGTAGTTCTGCAGTTATCTTCCACCCCTTATAAGCCAGCTATTTATCATAAACATCAGTAAATagttctttctccatctctttctttattcttataCCTTGCTTAACTCCCATCCTTTTTTCCACTAGGGGAGACTGGAATGGCCCTGGGACAGAATTACCCCAAAATGAGACCAGTGTCTCACCTCCTACTGGGGTCTACTTCCAGTTTCCACTCAGTTTAGACTCCTTTTAGCTTTACTATTCTACTGTGTACCTCTATGAACTTGGTTCCCCTTCCCCTCAACCTTCCACCTATCCATTCCTCACCCTATACCAGCTTAGACTGTAGAATAAGAATGGGGTCTGTACATGGTCAATGGGTAGGTAGGTAGGTTAGTTTAAAAGTTTCTGTTAGTGAATTATCAGGTCTCAAGGCTAAGAAGGGGGGAGCAGCCTTTCAAAGATCATAGTGTTCTACATTCTGACATACACTCCCATCTCAGGCACCCATCTACTTTGTCCCCCCTCAAAACTAAGTGTATGTAATGAGACTATTTAGGAGCACATTGTCATGACAACCAGGGAACTGAGAAGGGGAGTGTTGTCGAGGTGACCAGTGAGAGGGGAAAGTGCAAGAGTCTTCTTGTTTGGCTAACTGATGGGGAGGAGGACgggaaggagaggaagacatAGAAACTGGTCAAGACAAGGGAGATTGAGAGATAGGCTCCCTAAATGGAGTGCCCTCATTAACTTTATTTCTCTgcaatttttcccatttcacaaattctttcctatGTTCCTATTTCCTTTTACCATTCCCAATCTTTTCCTATTCTTCCAATTGTCACTTAATCTGTCCCCTTCCCTCATGGACTTCTCTCCCTTTTGCCCTGTCCCTACTGATTCATGCCCTCTACATTTTCCTCTTGTGTTTCCATTCTGCCCCGCAAAGCTGTGCTGACAGTTTTCTCTCATTCTCCTGTTGCCCTGATGAGACCCGGTGAGAATGCCACTTTGGACCTGAGTTTTACTTACGCACCTCCCTACTCCAGTGGGGCCTCTTCTTCCCTGGGTCCCCCTCCCTTTGGGCTGGAGTGGCGGCGACAGCATCGGGGGACTGGACAGCTGCTCTTGGCCGTGACTCCAGGACTGGGTGGCCAGGCGCTAGGATCTCCAGAAGGGGCAGTGGCATTTGCCTCCTGGGATGAGGAAGGAGTGGAGAGCCCATGGAGTGGGAATGGGACCTTGCTACTGCCCGATGTGAAACCTCACCAGGAGGGTACTCACCTGGCTACTGTCTACCTTCCTCACCTGCAGGCCCAGGTAGCTCTGAAGCTGAAAATACAAAGTAAGTGAAAGGGGGAACTAGATAGTGAAATACCTGAAGTAGGAAAAGGGACCTGGGACTCCGATGAGGTGGGAATAGTGGCATGTATGGAGAGAGGTTAAGTCTGGAGAGGAACTGAGAGCAAGATTGAACTGGAAGAAGAAAGAGTTCCTAGGGACCAAGGAGAGGCTAGTTAAGGCTCCCCAGGGTGGGAGTGAGATGAGTTTgcctttttaaaaggcaaaattgtGTTTAATTGCCCCTTGACATTGACAATTGccactcttcttcctttttcctgcaGAGCCCCCAAAAGTGACCCTAACCCCATCTCCTATGGTTTGGGCATATCCAGGGCAAGCTCCCCCAGAGCTCCTTTGCCTCATTTCCCATTTCTACCCCCCGGAAGAGCTACAAGTGTCCTGGGAGTTTCAGAATGGTATAGGAGGAGGGATCAGGGAAGCAGGTGGCCAAGCCTGGCGCTCCAGTTACCGATATCACCCTGATGGCACTGTCAGTGTCTCAGCATACCTTCGCCCATCCCCAGTCACGGTGGAGCAGCATGGCTCTCGTTATATCTGTGTGGTCCACCACTCTAGCCTTCAAGCCAAAGGACTCAGTGCCCAAGTATCTCTAGAAGTGGCAGGTAAGGAAGGACAAGGTAATGGGAGAAGAAGTCTGTGGGTCTCAAGTTCCGGGAGCACAGATCCCAGACAAAATAAATGTGATCTTCCACCTCTTTTACACCCCCAGGAGTTTCCGGGCCTTCCTTGGAAGATGGAGTGGGGTTGTTCCTCTCAGCATTTCTCCTTCTCGGACTCCTCAAAGGAATGGAGTGGATCAGTAAGTCTCTGCATGTTACTCTCAAATCTTGGACCCCTTTCCCTAAAAACTGGGGGAATTTAGCCCCCTAAAACTTCACCCTATCAATCCTCCAAATGACGAGACCCTGCGGAAATGTTTATTCACAATGTTTAAAAATCCcatcttcattctctttctttttttaaatttttgcatcctATCTTCTATTTCAAACACACCCATTCTATTTCAAACCCATACATACTTCACAGGGCTGTGTAACCAGAATCTCCATTCTcaccactttctctttctcttccagagaGCTTCCTGTCTCTTTCCCCAGATACAAAGGAAAAGGTAATCAGCTTCTTAGAGACTAAAGTCCTACTACACGTCCTCAGAATTGAATTTGTCTCCATTTCATCTGATCCATCACCCATgcagactttttatttttctcactatTAGTGCTTAAACACCCCATTCTACCTCCTAAAATCCCTAATCCACTATCTGCTACTTATTCGTGGTCATGACGTTGGACGAGTCATTTGTCATATCTGGAGGATATCTTAATTTCCTCAAGTGTAGAACACAAGGGGTTGAAGTCCTGACTGATGCCTATTGCCCACTATACTGCAtccctatttttttattcttgcttCCAGAAATCCTATTGAGAAAAAGAGCCAGCTGCTTAGAGCTTCGGGGGAGTCCTGCCAGACTGATGGGAAGTGTTTTGGGTAGGGG
The Sminthopsis crassicaudata isolate SCR6 chromosome 4, ASM4859323v1, whole genome shotgun sequence genome window above contains:
- the TAPBP gene encoding tapasin isoform X1; protein product: METGRLTVLKGKTPSRLKQHMNILRNWGKVKLKGEPLNGCSSCWRGLGRGAMKPLYLLLTLGILAVRWCAARLGPSELECWFVEEQGGGRGMLQGVTKRPAVLLLRQGTGEPPPRPDLDSSLYLKVHDPAGSLGDSLKGSVAPSCELNRYVPSPAASDWAAVLTPEPYSPRSLDGTWLVVSLSSPHVCLSSLLQLSQSQSVTSSVSIATAVLTVFSHSPVALMRPGENATLDLSFTYAPPYSSGASSSLGPPPFGLEWRRQHRGTGQLLLAVTPGLGGQALGSPEGAVAFASWDEEGVESPWSGNGTLLLPDVKPHQEGTHLATVYLPHLQAQVALKLKIQKPPKVTLTPSPMVWAYPGQAPPELLCLISHFYPPEELQVSWEFQNGIGGGIREAGGQAWRSSYRYHPDGTVSVSAYLRPSPVTVEQHGSRYICVVHHSSLQAKGLSAQVSLEVAGVSGPSLEDGVGLFLSAFLLLGLLKGMEWIKSFLSLSPDTKEKKSY
- the TAPBP gene encoding tapasin isoform X2, which gives rise to MKPLYLLLTLGILAVRWCAARLGPSELECWFVEEQGGGRGMLQGVTKRPAVLLLRQGTGEPPPRPDLDSSLYLKVHDPAGSLGDSLKGSVAPSCELNRYVPSPAASDWAAVLTPEPYSPRSLDGTWLVVSLSSPHVCLSSLLQLSQSQSVTSSVSIATAVLTVFSHSPVALMRPGENATLDLSFTYAPPYSSGASSSLGPPPFGLEWRRQHRGTGQLLLAVTPGLGGQALGSPEGAVAFASWDEEGVESPWSGNGTLLLPDVKPHQEGTHLATVYLPHLQAQVALKLKIQKPPKVTLTPSPMVWAYPGQAPPELLCLISHFYPPEELQVSWEFQNGIGGGIREAGGQAWRSSYRYHPDGTVSVSAYLRPSPVTVEQHGSRYICVVHHSSLQAKGLSAQVSLEVAGVSGPSLEDGVGLFLSAFLLLGLLKGMEWIKSFLSLSPDTKEKKSY